From bacterium, the proteins below share one genomic window:
- a CDS encoding DUF3644 domain-containing protein yields the protein MSGLDEELSDQEHIRIATEMYERWQQGEPKSRLEIEYWGNATAHGKKFTGYVKRWLNVETEGKSLQTSRIEELEALLRSRGISPTSAGDLAEEFRLLANARESALAAVRIYNDPVAGYRTETFVVLMVGAWNSLFQAILERDGIDYFERDESGEQVLIDGRAKVLGTWELVHLALEDDEHRAVRANIDFFLKLRNQIAHRYLPALDTEIAGEAQAMLLNFEEVLLAEFGKEATLGEQLAVPLQLSGFRSDGSLASVRKAQARLPVNVAEFLTQHRAGVDAEVLADPKYCLRIFFVPVTANRERSADAVVRFVPPGAATPELQAELAKLGVVTKRKITPVASADLLRPKEVVNLVAERLPHRFTMSTHTACWKHYGVRPPQGAPEPEATDQRYCRWDRLLNGYGYTEAWVERLVCDLSNPETYEEVVGIAPTRR from the coding sequence ATGAGCGGACTTGACGAGGAACTTTCTGACCAGGAACACATCCGGATCGCCACCGAGATGTACGAGCGCTGGCAGCAGGGGGAGCCGAAGTCACGGCTTGAGATCGAGTACTGGGGCAACGCCACCGCGCACGGCAAGAAGTTCACGGGGTACGTGAAGAGGTGGCTCAATGTCGAAACCGAGGGCAAGTCGCTTCAGACGTCTCGGATCGAGGAACTCGAGGCGCTGCTCCGTTCCCGGGGCATATCGCCGACCTCAGCGGGGGATCTCGCTGAGGAGTTCCGCCTGTTGGCGAACGCCCGAGAGAGTGCGCTCGCCGCGGTGAGGATCTACAACGACCCGGTGGCCGGCTACAGAACCGAGACGTTCGTCGTGCTGATGGTGGGCGCTTGGAACTCCCTGTTCCAAGCGATCCTGGAGCGCGACGGCATCGACTACTTCGAGCGCGACGAAAGCGGTGAGCAGGTTCTGATCGACGGTCGAGCGAAGGTCCTGGGCACGTGGGAACTTGTGCACCTGGCACTAGAGGATGACGAGCATCGAGCCGTCCGAGCGAACATCGACTTCTTCCTGAAGCTGCGGAACCAGATTGCCCATCGCTACCTACCAGCGCTCGACACGGAGATCGCAGGCGAGGCGCAGGCGATGCTGCTCAACTTCGAAGAAGTCCTGCTCGCCGAGTTCGGCAAGGAGGCCACACTGGGGGAGCAGCTGGCAGTACCGCTGCAGTTGAGCGGCTTCAGGAGCGACGGCTCCTTGGCATCGGTCCGCAAGGCGCAGGCACGCCTGCCGGTGAATGTCGCGGAGTTTCTTACTCAGCACCGGGCAGGTGTGGACGCCGAGGTGTTGGCCGACCCGAAGTACTGCCTTCGGATCTTCTTCGTGCCCGTCACGGCGAACCGGGAGCGATCAGCCGACGCTGTAGTCCGGTTCGTGCCTCCGGGCGCGGCCACTCCCGAACTGCAGGCTGAACTCGCGAAGCTGGGGGTGGTCACGAAGCGGAAGATCACCCCCGTGGCGTCAGCCGATCTGCTGAGACCGAAGGAGGTCGTCAACCTCGTGGCCGAGCGCTTGCCGCATCGATTCACGATGAGCACGCACACCGCGTGCTGGAAGCACTACGGGGTGCGTCCGCCCCAAGGCGCGCCGGAGCCGGAGGCGACGGATCAGCGCTACTGCCGTTGGGATCGGCTGTTGAATGGGTACGGCTACACCGAAGCCTGGGTGGAGAGGCTTGTGTGTGACCTGAGCAATCCGGAGACGTACGAAGAGGTCGTCGGCATCGCGCCAACTCGCCGTTGA